In Aedes albopictus strain Foshan chromosome 3, AalbF5, whole genome shotgun sequence, the following are encoded in one genomic region:
- the LOC109423643 gene encoding large ribosomal subunit protein eL30, translating into MVTAKKQKKALESINARLALVMKSGKYCLGYKQTLKTLRQGKAKLIIIANNTPHLRKSEIEYYAMLAKTGVHHYNGNNIELGTACGKYFRVCTLSITDAGDSDIIRTLPEAQAAQQ; encoded by the exons ATGGTTACCGCCAAGAAGCAG AAAAAGGCTTTGGAGAGCATCAACGCTCGTCTGGCTCTGGTCATGAAATCCGGCAAGTACTGCCTGGGCTACAAGCAGACCCTGAAGACCCTCCGCCAGGGTAAGGCCAAGCTGATCATCATCGCCAACAACACTCCCCACCTCAG GAAGTCCGAGATCGAGTACTACGCCATGTTGGCCAAGACCGGAGTCCACCACTACAACGGCAACAACATCGAGCTGGGAACCGCCTGCGGAAAGTACTTCCGTGTGTGCACCCTGTCGATCACCGATGCCGGAGATTCCGATATCATCCGTACCCTGCCGGAAGCTCAGGCCGCTCAGCAGTAA